A single window of Pungitius pungitius chromosome 20, fPunPun2.1, whole genome shotgun sequence DNA harbors:
- the sytl3 gene encoding synaptotagmin-like protein 3: MDLSTLQVLERERVLDVLRRDKQLRAIEEARIRRMKCELQELRRRGAKSFGRQYGERTCARCQRPLGKFWNSGAVCRGCSHRICRKCRVGVGAAGWKCTVCHAYRDVKFRSGEWFLEQRAKKFPVTTDKYKMVGDKILESYSVLSHISIVPPTPPPYLDMQGPSRSGDLKNSKPFTKSMEDLMVSFTSHIKKISTSPSDVRGDLLRVGDHRRGSVFNYSTQKSLSDTDISKSRNLFKGPSLPNLFKKSKDVDHEAYTTAAEEETSYGSEYSGGNRGSGSNSSGSSSSISISTDLALAESTAGELELALAFNTNTSCLEITVGACRNLRYGDTRRKKCHPYVKLYMLPGNGGKMKTSYKKNTTHPVYNEVLKYPIERHLLFGKRLQVTVWHSGTLKRKVSLGEVLVPLDGWRFEDKDSQLFNWYPLCPKAESLEGDSVDRDVGDLLVGDQFSSNNQGDLLLLSHFQRKTVAR; the protein is encoded by the exons ATGGATTTGAGTACGCTTCAAGttctggagagagaaagagtctTGGATGTTCTTCGGAGGGACAAACAGCTGCGTGCTATTGAAGAGGCCAGGATCCG gaggatGAAGTGCGAGCTCCAGGAGCTCCGACGGAGAGGAGCCAAGAGCTTCGGCCGGCAGTACGGCGAGCGGACCTGCGCCCGCTGCCAGAGGCCCCTGGGAAAGTTCTGGAACTCGGGCGCAGTCTGCCGCGGCTGCAGCCACCGCATCTGCAGAAAGTGCCGCGTGGGCGTGGGAGCGGCGGGCTGGAAGTGCACGGTCTGCCACGCCTACAG GGACGTGAAGTTCAGGTCTGGAGAGTGGTTCTTAGAGCAGAGGGCCAAGAAATTTCCAGTCACCACAG ACAAATACAAGATGGTTGGGGATAAAATATTGGAGAGCTACAGCGTGCTGAG TCATATATCAATTGTGCCTCCCACTCCTCCACCTTACCTGGATATGCAGGGTCCCAGCAGATCTGGG GATCTGAAAAACTCCAAACCTTTTACCAAATCCATGGAAGATTTGATGGTGTCCTTCACCAGTCATATTAAAA AGATCTCCACTTCTCCCAGCGACGTGCGAGGAGACCTGCTGAGAGTTGGCGACCACCGCCGAGGGTCTGTCTTCAACTACAGCACCCAGAAGAGCCTCTCCGACACGGACATCAGCAAATCTCGCAAC ctttttaaagGACCCAGTCTCCCAAACCTGTTCAAGAAAAGCAAAGACGTTGACCACGAAGCCTACACAACTGCGGCGGAAGAAGAGACCTCTTACGGTTCTGAGTATTCTGGAGGAAATAGA ggcagcggcagcaacagcagcggcagcagcagcagcatcagcatcagcaccgACCTGGCACTCGCTGAGAGCACAGCAGGAGAGCTGGAACTGGCCCTGGCCTTCAACACCAACACCTCCTGTCTGGAAATCACCGTTGGTGCCTGCAGAAACCTCCGCTACGGCGACACCAGGAGGAAGAAGTGTCATCC ATATGTCAAACTCTACATGCTGCCGGGAAATGGCGGAAAAATGAAGACGTCGTACAAGAAAAACACGACTCATCCGGTTTATAATGAAGTTTTAAAG TATCCTATAGAGCGCCACCTGCTGTTTGGCAAGAGACTGCAGGTGACCGTGTGGCATTCAGGAACCCTGAAGAGGAAAGTGTCTCTCGGTGAAGTCCTCGTCCCTCTGGACGGATGGAGATTCGAGGACAAGGACTCCCAGCTCTTTAACTGGTACCCACTCTGTCCAAAG GCGGAGAGTCTCGAGGGAGACTCTGTGGACCGAGATGTCGGCGATCTGCTGGTCGGAGACCAGTTCAGCTCCAACAACCAGGGCGACCTCCTGCTGCTCAGCCACTTTCAGAGAAAGACTGTCGCCAGATAA